From a region of the Primulina eburnea isolate SZY01 chromosome 7, ASM2296580v1, whole genome shotgun sequence genome:
- the LOC140837033 gene encoding probable serine/threonine-protein kinase At1g54610: MGCIHGKGTSPYSPQRGGLDKLKLEYGYHVKRPEKGESLNVNNSVKGGDEAFHAVISVGGGGISQRTSVKNIAADEFVGGWPRWLVENVPKDALAGLVPKTADSYDKLAKVGKGTYSNVYKAMEKNTGKIVALKKVRFDTSEPASVQFMAREIIVLKKLDHPNIIKLEGIATSRMQYSLYLVFDFMPSDLMKVIARPAGRLTEPQVKCYMQQLLGGLQHCHERGILHRDIKGSNLLIDKNGVLKIADFGLANFYKNKPKRPLTSRVVTLWYRAPELLLGSTDYGVGIDLWSVGCILAEMFVGRPIMPGTNEIEQLHKIFKLCGCPSEDYWKKLKPPATFRPQQQYKPKFRETFSYFPESAFSLLEVLLALDPTNRGSAVSALKMNDFWTQFFKTSPLPCDLSGLPINEAEEDGHIQSMDKRNKNFNKMLQPHEIQARHKRKVSFPEHIGEYAFNTKVINMAKNSSQIQETFNSSTSKSSSSKPSSNEEIPPRSPTPAFRSQHTRSAKTEAHPNALKNIKNYPLLLASLTEAAHHLEESNSRLYRRSISNIDFRNLDLEKISKLFGLEDQ; encoded by the exons ATGGGGTGTATTCATGGCAAAGGGACCAGCCCCTACAGCCCACAAAGAGGTGGCCTCGATAAGTTGAAACTTGAGTACGGATATCATGTCAAAAGGCCCGAAAAaggagagagtttaaatgttaatAACTCGGTAAAGGGTGGTGATGAAGCTTTCCATGCGGTCATTTCAGTTGGTGGTGGAGGCATTTCACAGAGGACATCGGTTAAGAACATCGCTGCTGACGAGTTTGTTGGGGGATGGCCTCGATGGCTAGTCGAAAACGTTCCGAAAGATGCTTTGGCCGGCTTGGTTCCAAAGACTGCTGATTCATATGATAAGCTTGCAAAG GTAGGCAAGGGAACCTACAGCAACGTGTACAAGGCTATGGAAAAGAATACAGGAAAGATTGTGGCCTTAAAGAAGGTTCGTTTCGATACGTCAGAACCTGCAAGTGTGCAATTCATGGCAAGAGAGATCATAGTACTGAAGAAACTTGACCATCCCAATATCATCAAGCTTGAAGGAATAGCCACATCAAGAATGCAATATAGTCTCTACTTAGTTTTCGATTTCATGCCTTCAGACTTGATGAAAGTTATCGCTCGTCCTGCAGGAAGGCTCACGGAACCTCAG GTCAAGTGTTACATGCAACAATTGCTTGGGGGTCTGCAGCATTGTCATGAGAGGGGGATCTTGCACCGGGATATAAAGGGATCAAATCTTTTGATCGACAAGAATGGTGTGCTTAAGATTGCTGATTTTGGGTTAGCAAATTTCTATAAAAATAAGCCGAAACGCCCCCTAACGAGCAGAGTAGTGACATTATGGTATAGAGCTCCAGAGCTACTACTTGGCTCCACAGATTATGGAGTTGGAATCGATCTGTGGAGTGTAGGATGTATTCTTGCTGAAATGTTCGTTGGACGACCTATTATGCCGGGTACCAATGAG ATCGAGCAGCTTCACAAGATTTTCAAGCTCTGTGGTTGTCCATCAGAGGATTACTGGAAGAAATTGAAGCCACCGGCAACTTTTCGACCCCAACAACAATATAAACCAAAATTCCGAGAAACATTTTCGTATTTCCCAGAGTCAGCATTCAGCCTCCTGGAAGTACTTCTAGCACTTGATCCAACCAATCGTGGATCTGCTGTTTCTGCCCTTAAAATGAA TGATTTTTGGACACAGTTCTTCAAGACGAGCCCATTGCCGTGTGATCTCTCTGGTCTACCCATAAATGAGGCAGAGGAAGATGGCCATATTCAATCCATGGATAAAAG AAATAAGAACTTCAACAAAATGCTACAACCTCACGAAATCCAAGCACGCCATAAAAGAAAGGTCTCATTCCCTGAACACATCGGAGAATATGCTTTCAACACCAAG GTTATCAATATGGCCAAGAACTCCTCCCAAATCCAAGAAACTTTCAATAGTTCAACAAGTAAATCTTCAAGCTCAAAACCGAGCAGCAACGAAGAAATTCCACCACGTTCGCCTACACCAGCATTTCGTTCTCAGCACACTCGATCTGCAAAAACCGAGGCTCATCCTAATGCCTTGAAGAACATCAAGAACTATCCTCTCTTGCTAGCATCATTGACCGAGGCTGCTCATCACCTTGAAGAGAGTAATTCGAGACTTTACCGAAGGTCTATCTCGAACATTGATTTTAGGAATCTTGATCTCGAAAAGATCTCGAAGTTGTTTGGATTAGAAGATCAATAA
- the LOC140837032 gene encoding uncharacterized protein, with the protein MGRKRKSDATRLDEVDRSMYTTFCGAANSLSQLYTQAMHQQRLSFQAGERHAMEKVNNWILRQHEDGLRVTIGDIFTYLQNELDYGTDEPPSSPRLPFQQHQQTQNAIPGAAALSVNAFGPATIGQGFRSGISDQTKNSVFSNALSSPVRRSLQHYHQSNSGNQTRDPNPPSSNDSSMDMHPDSPGHDSPC; encoded by the exons ATGGGAAGGAAGAGGAAATCGGATGCGACGCGGCTAGATGAGGTGGATCGGAGCATGTATACCACCTTCTGTGGTGCGGCCAATTCTCTCTCCCAGCTCTACACCCAGGCCATGCACCAGCAGCGGCTGTCCTTCCAGGCTGGTGAACGCCACGCTATG GAAAAAGTTAATAATTGGATTTTGAGACAACACGAAGATGGGTTGAGAGTGACGATTGGTGACATATTCACATATCTACAG AATGAGCTCGATTATGGGACCGATGAACCTCCGTCATCGCCGAGGCTGCCATTCCAGCAGCATCAACAGACTCAAAATGCAATACCGGGAGCTGCTGCATTATCTGTTAACGCATTTGGCCCAGCAACTATAGGACAAGGATTCCGTTCAGGCATCTCGGACCAGACAAAAAACTCCGTTTTTTCAAATGCTCTCTCTAGTCCTGTCCGCCGTAGTCTCCAACACTATCACCAGTCGAACAGTGGCAACCAAACCCGAGACCCAAATCCTCCCAGTTCCAACGACTCTTCAATGGATATGCATCCCGATAGTCCTGGGCATGATTCTCCATGCTGA